The following proteins come from a genomic window of Fusibacter sp. A1:
- a CDS encoding beta-galactosidase: protein MKLGVDYYPEHWPIELLEEDLSRIVDLGATTIRIGEFAWHMIEPVEGTFDFSYFDKVIEKAKQKGLDIVYGTPTATFPAWLAKKYPKVLSKDEHGQTRVFGGRRQYCYNSDDYLRLSLNMVENLTAHYGNEKAIVMWQVDNEFGHEGSDDCYCESCASKFRVFLKEKYGKVEQLNETYGTVFWGQTYNDFEEIPMPLATITTHNPVLKLDWARFRSHSVNAFAKAHIDAITRKKGDHQQITHNYFGGYFDRRYDQNELSKHLDVVAFDNYPVWGGLMKPIEPAEIALAHDYMRGLKQKNFWVMEQLIGAQGHDDIGYLPLEGESSLWASGAMARGCESLFYFRYRGFTKGAEQFCQGILDADNRINDKYKEVQRFFKWAREFEPIWKTPIKNEVAVLYDYDNRWSWKGQRQSSGFDYTSEILRGYRSFYALNTGIDVIDLNKPFTDYKILILPVMQLMSSELSQALESFVSNGGILLFTYRTAIKDKENNLVFGEQVPCYLNDLVGAQVNKYESLGEYRTVNILKGAKTVGEAGVWRDMLQPTTAVSLFNYEAPFEQYSACTVNEYGKGKVYYVAAGFQAQLMDEIAQMMLKDADVFSVKTPFGLELIRRIVDNQIIYILLNHLQVRQQWRGLTIEALEVKIFDELPI, encoded by the coding sequence ATGAAATTGGGTGTTGATTATTATCCCGAACATTGGCCTATTGAACTACTGGAAGAAGATTTATCGAGAATCGTCGATTTGGGCGCAACGACAATCCGAATCGGAGAGTTCGCATGGCATATGATCGAACCTGTAGAAGGAACATTCGATTTTTCCTATTTTGACAAGGTGATCGAGAAGGCAAAGCAAAAGGGGCTGGACATCGTTTATGGGACACCCACCGCGACGTTTCCCGCCTGGTTGGCTAAGAAGTATCCCAAGGTCCTATCAAAAGACGAACACGGTCAGACGAGGGTTTTTGGCGGAAGACGGCAGTACTGCTATAATTCGGACGATTACCTGCGTCTGAGTCTGAACATGGTTGAGAACTTAACCGCGCATTACGGTAACGAGAAAGCCATAGTCATGTGGCAGGTAGACAACGAGTTCGGGCACGAGGGCAGCGATGACTGCTACTGTGAAAGCTGCGCGAGCAAGTTCAGAGTTTTTTTAAAAGAAAAATACGGTAAAGTAGAGCAGCTTAATGAGACTTATGGAACCGTCTTCTGGGGTCAGACCTATAACGATTTTGAAGAAATTCCTATGCCGCTTGCGACGATTACAACCCATAATCCGGTACTGAAGCTTGACTGGGCGAGGTTTAGGTCGCATTCTGTAAATGCTTTTGCAAAAGCCCATATCGACGCGATCACCCGCAAGAAGGGCGACCACCAGCAAATCACACACAACTACTTCGGTGGTTACTTTGACAGACGTTACGATCAAAATGAGCTCTCAAAGCACCTTGATGTGGTCGCCTTCGACAATTACCCTGTATGGGGCGGATTGATGAAACCCATAGAACCTGCAGAAATCGCACTGGCCCATGATTACATGCGTGGGCTTAAACAGAAAAACTTCTGGGTGATGGAGCAGCTTATAGGGGCTCAGGGGCATGACGATATCGGTTACCTGCCCCTAGAAGGAGAGTCGTCCCTTTGGGCGTCCGGTGCGATGGCACGCGGATGTGAATCCCTCTTCTACTTTAGATACAGAGGGTTCACAAAAGGGGCTGAACAGTTCTGTCAGGGCATACTCGATGCGGACAACCGGATCAATGACAAATACAAAGAAGTGCAAAGGTTCTTCAAATGGGCGAGGGAGTTCGAACCTATCTGGAAGACCCCCATTAAAAATGAGGTGGCAGTCCTCTATGATTACGACAACAGGTGGTCATGGAAGGGCCAAAGGCAAAGCAGTGGATTCGACTACACAAGCGAGATACTAAGAGGATACAGAAGCTTTTACGCGCTTAACACAGGCATTGATGTGATCGATTTGAATAAACCCTTCACGGACTATAAGATTCTCATTCTCCCGGTGATGCAGCTGATGAGCAGCGAACTTTCACAGGCCCTTGAGTCTTTCGTATCAAATGGCGGCATCCTCCTATTCACTTATAGGACCGCCATTAAGGACAAGGAGAACAATCTGGTGTTCGGTGAGCAGGTTCCGTGCTATCTGAATGACTTGGTGGGCGCTCAAGTAAATAAGTACGAGTCGCTTGGGGAGTACAGGACAGTCAACATACTTAAGGGTGCAAAAACTGTTGGGGAAGCGGGTGTCTGGAGAGATATGCTGCAACCGACAACGGCCGTAAGTCTGTTCAACTATGAGGCTCCGTTCGAGCAGTACTCGGCATGTACGGTCAATGAATACGGAAAAGGAAAAGTGTATTATGTCGCCGCCGGTTTCCAAGCTCAGCTGATGGACGAGATTGCGCAAATGATGCTGAAAGACGCAGATGTTTTTTCTGTTAAAACACCTTTTGGACTTGAACTGATAAGGCGTATCGTCGATAATCAGATAATCTACATCTTGCTGAACCATCTACAGGTAAGACAGCAGTGGAGAGGGCTTACGATAGAGGCTTTAGAAGTGAAAATCTTTGACGAGTTGCCTATTTAG
- the mglC gene encoding galactose/methyl galactoside ABC transporter permease MglC, whose protein sequence is MSNIKVKEKPVAKLKNMTREEMWKFVVDNAIFFILLGLLLIIIALEPSFVSMKNLSNILSQSSTRIIFALGVGTIIVTKGTDLSLGRQVGLAAVISASLLQSADYAYKMYPDLPALPIFLPIILVMLVTATISLVNGFVVAKFKVDPFIATLGMMIIVYGLTSIYFDRPPFGAQPIGGLDKGFMKFAQGSIDFGPLSIPYLVIYASIAVAIMWVLWNKTKFGKNIFAIGGNQEAAIVSGVNVFKYILITYTLAGLLYGLGGSLEAARIGSATNNTGNMYELDAIAACIVGGLSFSGGIGSISGIVAGVLIFQVIAYGLSFIGVNPYIQFIIKGLIIITAVAIDNRKHIKKK, encoded by the coding sequence ATGTCTAACATAAAAGTAAAAGAGAAACCGGTCGCAAAATTGAAAAACATGACCCGTGAGGAAATGTGGAAATTTGTCGTAGATAATGCGATATTCTTTATTCTACTTGGTCTTCTTTTGATCATTATCGCACTTGAACCAAGTTTTGTATCGATGAAAAACTTAAGCAACATACTGAGCCAGTCGTCGACGAGAATCATCTTCGCACTGGGTGTCGGTACCATCATTGTCACAAAGGGCACGGACCTGTCGCTTGGACGACAAGTGGGTCTTGCGGCTGTCATTTCAGCATCGCTACTTCAGAGTGCGGATTACGCTTATAAGATGTATCCGGATTTACCTGCGCTACCTATCTTCCTGCCAATCATCCTTGTGATGCTTGTAACAGCGACCATCAGCTTAGTAAACGGTTTTGTTGTCGCAAAGTTCAAGGTCGATCCCTTTATCGCGACACTTGGCATGATGATCATCGTCTATGGACTGACTTCAATCTACTTCGACAGACCTCCATTTGGCGCACAACCTATCGGTGGACTGGATAAAGGATTTATGAAGTTCGCTCAGGGATCTATCGACTTCGGTCCGCTGAGCATTCCTTATCTCGTGATTTACGCTTCGATCGCGGTGGCGATCATGTGGGTCTTGTGGAACAAGACGAAATTCGGCAAGAACATCTTCGCAATCGGCGGAAATCAGGAAGCAGCGATCGTTTCGGGTGTCAATGTGTTCAAATACATCCTGATCACCTACACACTTGCAGGTCTTCTATATGGCCTTGGCGGCTCGCTCGAAGCGGCACGTATAGGGTCTGCGACCAACAACACAGGTAACATGTATGAACTTGACGCTATCGCCGCGTGTATCGTAGGTGGACTCTCGTTCTCGGGTGGTATCGGTTCGATTTCGGGTATCGTGGCTGGTGTGCTGATCTTCCAGGTTATCGCATACGGCTTGTCCTTTATCGGAGTCAATCCTTATATCCAGTTCATCATCAAAGGGCTTATCATAATCACTGCAGTCGCAATTGATAACCGCAAACATATCAAAAAGAAATAA
- a CDS encoding galactokinase: MIKKLIDVYKKTYETSENPRIFFSPGRVNLIGEYTDISGGHVLPCALKIGTYVAAQKRDDQLINLYSINIDERGVESVTLSDSYDLSGSWTDYPKGVLQIFADEGHMPSSGLNLCFYGNIPNSSGLSSSASLELAMSVVLNSLFEFGLSPVEMVKYSQRAENNFVGVQCGIMDQFIIGMGRENHAILLDTSTLDFQYAPVELGDYALVVTNSNKKRGLADSKYNERVAQCKSALEAVNTIRVTESLGSLSADEFERVAHAIVDRVELKRARHAVYENQRTLKAAKALEEGRLVDFGLLMNESHRSLKEDFEVTGHELDTLVELSQAFDGVIGSRMTGAGFGGCTVTLIKKDKIKQFIDEIGTAYESAVGYKADFYPVAIGDGAKEICIGE; this comes from the coding sequence TTGATTAAAAAACTTATCGATGTGTATAAGAAAACATATGAAACATCTGAGAATCCAAGAATCTTTTTTTCGCCGGGAAGAGTCAATCTGATCGGTGAATATACGGACATCAGCGGTGGGCACGTCTTGCCGTGCGCTCTTAAGATAGGAACCTATGTCGCAGCGCAAAAAAGAGACGATCAGCTGATCAATCTCTATTCGATCAATATCGACGAGCGTGGAGTGGAGTCGGTGACACTTTCAGACTCCTATGATCTAAGCGGATCATGGACGGACTATCCGAAGGGAGTTTTGCAGATTTTCGCTGATGAAGGGCATATGCCTTCTTCGGGTCTGAACTTATGTTTTTACGGAAATATTCCCAACAGCTCCGGACTTTCATCGAGCGCTTCACTTGAACTTGCCATGAGTGTCGTGCTCAACAGCTTGTTCGAGTTTGGTCTTTCACCTGTTGAAATGGTCAAATACTCCCAACGGGCAGAGAATAATTTTGTGGGTGTGCAGTGCGGTATCATGGACCAGTTTATCATCGGCATGGGCAGAGAAAATCATGCCATCCTACTTGACACTTCCACCTTGGATTTTCAGTATGCTCCTGTAGAACTGGGCGACTACGCGCTTGTAGTAACCAACTCCAACAAAAAGCGCGGACTCGCCGATTCGAAGTATAACGAGCGGGTAGCACAGTGCAAGTCCGCACTCGAAGCGGTGAACACAATCAGAGTTACCGAAAGCCTGGGTTCGCTCTCAGCTGACGAGTTCGAACGTGTCGCACATGCGATTGTAGATCGTGTCGAGCTGAAGCGGGCAAGACATGCCGTATACGAGAACCAAAGAACCTTGAAGGCGGCGAAAGCGCTCGAGGAAGGGCGACTAGTCGATTTTGGACTTTTGATGAACGAGTCGCATAGGTCCTTAAAGGAAGATTTTGAAGTGACAGGACATGAGCTGGATACGCTGGTGGAGTTATCTCAAGCCTTTGACGGTGTCATCGGTTCAAGGATGACCGGAGCAGGATTCGGTGGGTGTACCGTCACCTTGATAAAAAAAGACAAGATTAAGCAGTTTATTGATGAAATCGGTACCGCGTATGAAAGTGCGGTTGGATACAAGGCGGATTTTTACCCTGTGGCAATTGGTGACGGGGCAAAAGAGATCTGTATAGGGGAATAA
- the galE gene encoding UDP-glucose 4-epimerase GalE, translating into MRILVTGGAGYIGSHAVRKLIDEGHGVVVVDNLSTGYRSAIHEDAIFYQGDLQDANFLNQVFDKEQLDGVLHFAAKSLVGESMLEPLMYFDNNVYGTQVLLETMCRHDVKRIVFSSTAAVYGEPDYVPIDENHPTRPISPYGASKLTMENMMSWTALAHGLKYVSLRYFNVAGAHGSGEIGEAHQPETHLIPIVLQVPLGKREQMSIFGEDYDTADGTCVRDYIHIDDLIRAHILALEKLREGMDSEIINLGSGNGFSNRQIVEAARKVTTHAIPVKMDSRRAGDPATLIASNQKAKEVLGWTPLKDDIELIIKSAWNFHQKNPNGFEV; encoded by the coding sequence ATGAGAATTCTAGTGACTGGCGGTGCGGGGTATATAGGCTCGCACGCCGTACGTAAGCTGATCGACGAAGGGCATGGTGTCGTCGTTGTCGACAATCTAAGTACGGGCTATCGATCGGCGATACATGAAGATGCGATATTCTACCAGGGTGATCTGCAGGATGCTAATTTCTTGAACCAGGTTTTCGATAAAGAGCAACTTGACGGTGTGCTGCACTTTGCTGCAAAATCCCTTGTCGGAGAAAGCATGCTTGAGCCACTCATGTACTTTGACAATAACGTCTATGGAACCCAAGTGCTGCTTGAAACCATGTGTAGGCATGATGTTAAAAGGATTGTGTTCTCATCTACAGCAGCGGTGTATGGCGAACCGGACTATGTTCCGATCGACGAGAATCACCCCACCAGACCCATTAGTCCTTACGGCGCATCCAAACTTACGATGGAGAACATGATGAGCTGGACTGCGCTTGCGCACGGTCTTAAGTATGTTTCGCTCAGGTACTTCAACGTTGCGGGCGCCCATGGCAGCGGCGAGATCGGCGAAGCGCATCAGCCCGAAACGCATCTGATACCGATCGTTCTTCAAGTTCCCCTTGGAAAAAGGGAACAGATGAGCATTTTCGGAGAGGATTACGACACGGCGGACGGAACCTGCGTACGCGACTACATCCACATCGACGACCTGATAAGAGCCCATATCCTAGCGCTCGAAAAGCTGAGGGAAGGCATGGACAGTGAGATCATCAACTTAGGTAGCGGTAACGGATTTTCCAACAGACAGATCGTAGAGGCGGCTAGAAAGGTCACTACGCACGCAATACCTGTAAAGATGGATAGCAGAAGAGCTGGCGACCCAGCCACACTGATCGCATCCAATCAAAAGGCAAAAGAAGTCTTGGGATGGACACCGCTCAAGGATGACATTGAACTGATCATCAAAAGCGCATGGAACTTCCATCAAAAGAACCCGAACGGTTTTGAGGTGTAA
- the mglB gene encoding galactose/glucose ABC transporter substrate-binding protein MglB: protein MKKVIAVALMVVMVLSLVGCAGSADDGMPKIGVTIYKFDDNFMSFVRRAIETEATDKAELILNDSQNSQATQNDQVDIMISKGVKALAINLVDPQAAPTIIEKAKAENLPVVFFNKEPNQTDLMSYDKAWYVGTNSAEAGVIQGKMMAEMWKANPEWDRNGDGIMQYVLLKGEPGHPDAEARTTFAISTTEENGVAVEELELQTGMWDSVKGKELMDAWLAKHGDAIEFVVANNDGMALGAIQSLKSNGYFDGGVYMPVVGVDAIPDALQQIKDGYMAGTVLNDAKNQGKASFDLAMNVAMGNDPLEGTAWTMTDKAVRVPYVAVSIDNIEFGENAYK, encoded by the coding sequence GTGAAAAAGGTTATTGCAGTAGCGTTAATGGTAGTAATGGTATTGTCTCTTGTCGGTTGTGCTGGAAGTGCAGATGATGGAATGCCAAAAATCGGTGTTACAATCTATAAGTTCGATGACAACTTCATGTCGTTCGTAAGAAGAGCGATCGAAACTGAAGCAACTGACAAAGCAGAGCTTATTCTTAACGATTCACAAAACAGCCAGGCGACACAAAACGACCAAGTGGATATCATGATATCCAAAGGCGTAAAAGCTTTAGCAATCAACTTAGTTGATCCTCAAGCGGCTCCAACAATCATTGAAAAGGCAAAAGCTGAAAATTTACCGGTTGTCTTCTTCAACAAAGAACCTAACCAGACAGACCTGATGAGTTATGATAAAGCCTGGTATGTAGGTACAAACTCGGCAGAAGCCGGAGTTATCCAAGGTAAGATGATGGCAGAAATGTGGAAAGCCAATCCTGAATGGGATAGAAACGGCGACGGTATCATGCAGTATGTACTGTTAAAAGGCGAACCGGGACACCCTGATGCTGAAGCGAGAACTACCTTTGCAATTTCAACAACTGAAGAAAACGGTGTTGCGGTTGAAGAGTTGGAACTACAAACTGGCATGTGGGATTCAGTTAAAGGTAAAGAACTGATGGACGCTTGGCTTGCTAAGCACGGCGACGCTATCGAGTTCGTAGTGGCAAACAATGACGGTATGGCACTTGGTGCTATCCAGTCACTTAAGTCAAACGGATATTTCGACGGTGGAGTATACATGCCTGTAGTTGGTGTTGATGCGATTCCAGATGCTCTACAACAGATTAAAGACGGCTATATGGCTGGAACAGTTTTGAACGACGCTAAAAACCAAGGTAAAGCTTCATTTGATCTTGCTATGAACGTGGCAATGGGTAATGACCCTCTTGAAGGTACTGCTTGGACGATGACAGATAAAGCGGTTCGAGTTCCTTATGTCGCTGTTAGCATAGACAATATTGAATTTGGTGAAAACGCATACAAATAA
- the mglA gene encoding galactose/methyl galactoside ABC transporter ATP-binding protein MglA codes for MDQTFILEMKNIHKAFPGVKALDGVQLNVKKGTVHALMGENGAGKSTLMKCLFGIYKKDQGQILLEGKEVNFENSRHALDNGVSMVHQELNQVQTTRIMDNIWLGRFPMKGLFIDEDKMYKDTLEIFKNLDIDLDPKEKVGDMQVSEKQMVEIAKAVSYDSKILVMDEPTSSLTEKEVNHLFKIIRALRDRGVGIIYISHKMEELEQIADEVTIFRDGTWVATKDIKDISTDEIINLMVGRDLTHRFPPKTNLPKDVMMQVENITAKFQPSVKDISFDLRHGEILGIAGLVGSKRTDVLECLFGSRTVESGKIKLHGHVVNNSNPRRSIRNGFALITEERRETGIFAELDIKFNATLANIDQYNKKTLLLNNRHMIKDTDWVVDSMSVKTPTISTKIQSLSGGNQQKVIVGRWLLTEPEILLMDEPTRGIDVGAKYEIYQLMIDLADNGKGVIMVSSEMPELIGITDRILVMSDGRVAGIVNTAETTQEEIMRLAAKFL; via the coding sequence ATGGATCAAACGTTCATTCTTGAAATGAAGAACATACACAAGGCATTCCCTGGGGTTAAAGCGCTTGATGGTGTACAGCTTAATGTAAAAAAGGGTACTGTCCACGCATTGATGGGTGAAAACGGTGCCGGTAAATCTACACTGATGAAATGCTTGTTCGGTATCTATAAAAAAGATCAAGGACAAATACTGCTTGAAGGTAAGGAAGTTAACTTTGAAAATTCTAGACATGCGCTTGATAATGGAGTTTCGATGGTTCACCAAGAACTGAATCAAGTACAAACCACAAGAATCATGGATAATATTTGGCTTGGTAGATTCCCTATGAAGGGTCTGTTTATTGATGAAGATAAAATGTATAAGGACACGCTGGAGATATTCAAGAACCTTGATATCGATTTAGACCCTAAAGAAAAAGTAGGGGATATGCAGGTATCTGAAAAACAGATGGTAGAAATCGCGAAAGCGGTATCATACGATTCAAAAATCCTTGTCATGGATGAGCCGACGTCGTCGCTTACTGAAAAGGAAGTAAACCACCTTTTTAAGATCATCAGAGCGCTTAGAGACCGCGGCGTCGGTATCATCTACATTTCGCACAAGATGGAAGAGCTTGAGCAGATTGCAGACGAGGTGACCATATTTAGAGATGGCACATGGGTGGCGACCAAGGATATCAAGGATATCAGCACCGATGAAATCATCAACCTGATGGTCGGTCGTGACCTGACGCATCGATTTCCACCGAAGACCAATCTTCCAAAGGATGTCATGATGCAGGTAGAGAACATCACTGCAAAGTTCCAGCCTTCTGTCAAGGATATCTCTTTTGATTTAAGACACGGCGAGATACTAGGAATAGCAGGACTTGTAGGATCTAAAAGGACCGACGTGCTCGAGTGCCTCTTTGGCTCCAGAACTGTGGAATCGGGTAAGATAAAGCTACATGGACATGTCGTCAACAATTCAAATCCAAGAAGATCCATAAGAAACGGCTTCGCCCTCATTACGGAAGAACGACGAGAAACCGGCATTTTCGCAGAACTTGACATCAAGTTCAACGCGACACTTGCCAATATCGACCAATACAATAAGAAAACTCTGCTGTTAAACAATAGGCACATGATCAAAGATACAGACTGGGTAGTCGACAGCATGAGCGTCAAGACGCCGACCATAAGCACTAAGATCCAGTCCTTATCGGGCGGTAACCAGCAAAAGGTGATTGTCGGCAGATGGCTTCTTACTGAACCTGAGATTTTGCTGATGGATGAACCTACACGAGGAATCGATGTAGGTGCCAAATACGAAATATACCAGCTTATGATCGATCTTGCCGACAACGGAAAAGGTGTGATCATGGTTTCATCAGAAATGCCCGAACTGATCGGAATTACAGATAGGATTCTAGTGATGAGTGACGGACGAGTGGCAGGTATCGTGAACACAGCAGAAACAACGCAAGAAGAAATCATGCGCCTAGCCGCTAAATTCTTATAA
- a CDS encoding UDP-glucose--hexose-1-phosphate uridylyltransferase yields the protein MIKKHIEALIAYGLNHHFFEADDVTYMRNRLCSFLKIEAYDAKFQDADNATELQSLLFAITKWAVDQGQVESTYAPYSDLFDTELLDILCPKPSDIVKEFIARKKIGIKNAVDWYYDFSKATNYIRMDRVAKNVSWTQSSVFGDMVMTINLSKPEKDPKSIVEAAKKSESTYPKCLLCYENIGYEGRLDHPARQTHRVIPMTLAGEEWFMQYSPYVYYNEHAIVIKKEHVPMKITKTTFERLCDFLEEIDYYFIGSNADLPVVGGSMLSHDHYQAGNYEMPMARASERRTFGLDAFGEVTVKWLEWPLTVLRVQSKDRRQAIDAANLLTEHWKHYSDERAGIRASSGDVPHHTVTPIARKRGAIYELDVVLRSNICSEMHPDGVYHPHQEIHPIKRENIGLIEVMGLAVLPARLKVIADDFTQGLKQGLSFSELKSHEDIVLFEAIYQRMTRELSTSCTAEETVKSVIGKVFIEGLEHAGVMKLTEDGEHAMQAFIRSVNSVNGGF from the coding sequence ATGATAAAAAAGCATATTGAAGCACTTATAGCCTATGGTTTGAATCATCATTTTTTTGAAGCGGATGATGTGACCTACATGAGAAACAGGCTCTGTTCGTTCTTAAAAATCGAAGCCTATGATGCAAAATTTCAAGATGCGGATAATGCGACTGAGCTTCAGTCGCTTTTGTTTGCAATCACGAAGTGGGCGGTTGATCAGGGGCAGGTTGAATCGACCTACGCTCCTTATTCAGACCTGTTCGATACAGAACTTCTCGACATCCTCTGTCCCAAGCCATCTGACATTGTAAAGGAGTTCATCGCAAGAAAGAAAATCGGTATAAAGAACGCCGTGGACTGGTATTATGATTTTTCTAAGGCGACAAACTATATAAGAATGGACCGCGTAGCTAAAAATGTAAGCTGGACTCAGTCGTCTGTATTTGGCGACATGGTGATGACCATCAATCTGAGCAAGCCTGAAAAAGACCCGAAATCGATAGTCGAGGCAGCAAAAAAAAGCGAGAGTACTTATCCCAAATGCCTGCTTTGCTATGAGAATATCGGATACGAGGGAAGACTTGACCACCCTGCAAGACAGACACACAGAGTGATACCCATGACACTTGCAGGCGAAGAATGGTTCATGCAGTACTCGCCATATGTTTATTACAACGAACATGCGATTGTCATCAAGAAGGAACACGTTCCGATGAAAATCACTAAAACCACGTTTGAAAGATTATGTGATTTTTTAGAAGAGATAGACTACTACTTTATCGGATCGAATGCCGATCTTCCAGTGGTGGGAGGATCGATGCTTTCCCATGACCATTATCAGGCAGGAAACTATGAAATGCCGATGGCTAGGGCAAGTGAAAGAAGAACGTTCGGATTAGACGCATTTGGAGAGGTCACCGTTAAATGGCTTGAGTGGCCGCTTACGGTCTTACGAGTACAATCAAAAGATAGAAGACAGGCGATAGATGCGGCCAACCTGCTTACGGAACACTGGAAGCACTATAGCGATGAGCGTGCCGGTATCAGAGCAAGTTCCGGTGACGTGCCCCATCATACCGTGACGCCTATCGCTAGAAAACGCGGTGCCATTTATGAGCTCGATGTCGTACTCAGAAGCAATATCTGCTCTGAGATGCACCCTGACGGCGTGTATCATCCGCACCAGGAGATTCATCCGATCAAGCGGGAGAACATAGGCCTTATCGAAGTGATGGGACTGGCTGTGTTGCCGGCAAGGCTAAAGGTCATAGCGGACGATTTCACTCAGGGCTTGAAACAAGGTCTTTCCTTCAGCGAGCTTAAAAGTCATGAAGACATCGTCCTCTTTGAAGCGATTTATCAGAGGATGACAAGGGAGCTTTCTACAAGCTGCACCGCGGAAGAAACCGTAAAGTCTGTGATCGGAAAGGTCTTTATCGAAGGTCTTGAACATGCTGGCGTGATGAAGCTTACAGAGGATGGAGAACACGCGATGCAAGCGTTTATCCGAAGTGTGAACAGCGTAAATGGAGGATTCTGA
- a CDS encoding LacI family DNA-binding transcriptional regulator: protein MATIKDIAKIAKVSPATVSRVLNYDKTLSVSDDKRQLILEIAEELDYVTPRRRVDKIKAPKMKIGLIHWYTIQQELDDPYYMSIRMGIEKECYDNNIDIVKVYDPSHYDFDTMDEVEGLIAIGKFSTRDIERFKAVSPRIVFVDSSPMESQFDSIVIDFEQAVVGVINHFIEQGHQHIGYIGGREYVGEEKLALGERREIVFRDYLLKCGMLESEQIYIGTFVASSGYELMKKAIEQSIKLPTAFLIASDSMAIGALRALHESKINVPEEISIIGFNDIPTSKYTVPPLASVRVHKEFMGETAVHLLMERIVNNRTIAKKVIIPTELILRESAKK from the coding sequence ATGGCAACAATCAAAGACATAGCAAAAATAGCGAAAGTATCGCCAGCGACCGTTTCGAGAGTACTGAACTATGATAAGACTCTATCTGTGAGTGACGATAAAAGACAGCTGATTCTTGAAATCGCTGAGGAACTGGATTATGTGACACCTAGACGAAGGGTGGATAAGATAAAAGCGCCTAAAATGAAAATCGGACTGATACACTGGTACACCATCCAACAGGAGCTGGACGACCCTTATTACATGTCGATCAGGATGGGCATCGAAAAGGAGTGTTATGACAACAATATCGATATCGTGAAGGTTTATGACCCTTCGCATTATGATTTTGATACGATGGATGAAGTAGAGGGCCTCATCGCGATAGGTAAGTTCTCAACAAGGGATATCGAGCGGTTTAAAGCGGTATCGCCAAGAATCGTGTTCGTGGATTCATCCCCTATGGAAAGCCAATTCGACAGCATTGTCATCGATTTCGAACAGGCTGTCGTAGGAGTGATCAATCACTTTATCGAGCAAGGGCATCAGCATATCGGATACATCGGTGGACGTGAATACGTAGGCGAGGAAAAACTCGCCCTAGGTGAGCGCAGAGAGATCGTTTTTAGAGACTATCTCTTAAAATGCGGCATGCTTGAATCGGAACAGATCTATATAGGAACCTTTGTTGCAAGCAGCGGTTACGAGTTGATGAAAAAGGCGATAGAACAGTCGATAAAACTACCCACCGCTTTTCTTATCGCCAGCGACTCCATGGCGATCGGGGCCCTTCGGGCACTTCATGAAAGTAAGATAAACGTTCCAGAAGAGATATCGATTATCGGATTCAACGACATACCGACTTCAAAATATACCGTTCCTCCGCTAGCTTCTGTGAGGGTGCATAAGGAGTTCATGGGTGAAACCGCTGTACATCTGTTGATGGAACGGATTGTGAATAACAGGACCATCGCAAAAAAGGTGATTATCCCTACAGAACTCATACTCCGGGAAAGTGCAAAAAAATAA